One genomic region from Leptospira montravelensis encodes:
- a CDS encoding LIC11073 family putative lipoprotein, whose translation MRFPSLHPIYLVCISFLSFFHCGTNTDTPVAPFIFLVPPSVPQILSVVAVNSNITNDFKLEATQTVDPRPEYVLRYFVTNREPQFQGYNLYITTAFPGIIQTIQGEWLEDGVQPSFPHLPYEASTESSKIVTKRIRFAVPPPGAEFFQKCQIYNFTLRSMLTGGLISNPSTPTSTCAIPNKVNDIQTLCATGAGCNTTICANPSCSTPSSCALGTACNPCTKGNNDLACTCPAGATPPGCQYIGP comes from the coding sequence ATGCGTTTTCCCTCTTTACATCCAATTTACTTAGTCTGCATATCTTTTCTCTCTTTTTTTCATTGCGGAACCAATACGGATACACCTGTAGCTCCGTTTATTTTTCTGGTTCCACCAAGTGTTCCGCAGATCCTTTCTGTGGTGGCTGTGAATAGCAATATCACCAATGATTTTAAGTTGGAAGCCACGCAAACCGTGGATCCAAGGCCGGAGTATGTGCTACGTTATTTTGTCACCAACAGAGAACCACAGTTCCAAGGTTACAATCTCTATATCACCACTGCCTTTCCTGGGATCATCCAAACCATCCAAGGCGAGTGGTTAGAAGATGGGGTTCAACCCAGTTTCCCACACCTTCCTTATGAAGCGTCCACCGAATCCTCGAAAATAGTTACAAAAAGGATTCGTTTTGCGGTTCCCCCGCCAGGAGCCGAATTCTTTCAAAAATGCCAGATTTACAACTTTACTCTACGTTCTATGTTAACTGGGGGATTGATATCCAATCCGTCGACACCCACAAGTACCTGTGCCATTCCCAACAAGGTAAACGATATCCAAACACTTTGTGCCACTGGAGCTGGTTGTAACACTACGATTTGTGCCAATCCTTCTTGTTCTACCCCTAGCTCTTGTGCTTTAGGCACAGCATGTAACCCTTGTACGAAGGGAAATAATGACCTTGCATGTACTTGTCCCGCAGGGGCCACCCCACCAGGATGCCAATACATTGGCCCATAA
- the nadE gene encoding NAD(+) synthase, with product MPKIKIAAVTLNTTPLDFLGNFESIVQAINSPESNNADCILFPELCISGYGCEDAFYKPSVWKRSEEILLKLKDISPNQIILVGLPVFVGSFLYNCMAVLFGGKVVAIIPKLNLANTGVHYERRWFHCESDFINKTISFAKEEVPFGHFIFQTEHWNFGVEICEDSWSVLKPSSFYSIQGIDVLFSPGASHFAIGKQNIRKQIFTESSRNQCNLQVFTNLIGNESGRIIFEGGAIFASRGNLVSEGPRLSFSPYQITSYSFDPLEIRGAKARAFRESNPKIQREEIPKIQLKQKNNVEPKTSNGFTVLDKRKESGPDDSGNSVNLSSYEEFTKAVCLGLFDYLRKSKTKGFTLSLSGGADSATCALLVSAMKEIAKQENGDSIFTTLGLDESNLLVTIYQKTVNNSDLTETIAETLAKELNCRFYSIPIDEAVDTSVKLIESVLGKTLNWKEHDLPLQNIQARVRSPLVWLLANLNGHLLLSTGNRSEAAVGYTTMDGDSSGSIAPLAGVSKEFLLEFLDDIQKGNNRFISPKDSIQTLRNTKPTAELKPLSEHQEDEKDLMPYPILQSIEKKLVFLGLDDLDCLENLKQEFPWEKTDTLLGYLKKFNKLFTIAQWKRERLPPSFHLDEYGLDPKSSYRYPILSKES from the coding sequence ATGCCAAAAATTAAAATTGCCGCAGTTACACTGAACACAACTCCCCTCGACTTTCTTGGGAACTTTGAATCAATTGTTCAGGCAATCAACAGCCCAGAATCAAACAATGCAGACTGCATTCTTTTTCCAGAACTTTGTATTTCTGGTTATGGATGTGAAGATGCTTTTTATAAACCTTCTGTTTGGAAACGTTCCGAAGAAATTTTACTTAAATTAAAAGATATATCCCCTAACCAAATCATCCTTGTGGGCCTTCCTGTTTTTGTTGGTTCTTTTTTGTACAATTGTATGGCAGTCCTTTTTGGTGGAAAGGTGGTTGCCATAATTCCAAAACTAAATTTAGCGAACACTGGCGTACACTATGAACGTCGTTGGTTTCACTGCGAATCAGATTTTATCAATAAAACCATTTCCTTTGCTAAAGAAGAAGTTCCCTTTGGACATTTTATTTTCCAAACCGAACACTGGAATTTTGGAGTGGAGATTTGTGAGGATAGTTGGTCTGTATTAAAACCGTCTTCTTTCTATAGCATTCAAGGAATTGATGTTTTATTTTCTCCTGGAGCTTCCCACTTTGCGATAGGAAAACAAAACATCAGAAAACAAATTTTTACTGAATCCAGTAGAAACCAGTGTAATTTACAAGTTTTTACCAATTTGATTGGGAATGAATCTGGACGAATTATCTTTGAAGGTGGAGCCATTTTCGCATCCCGAGGAAATTTAGTAAGCGAAGGCCCTAGGTTATCCTTTTCTCCTTATCAAATTACCTCCTACTCCTTTGATCCATTGGAGATTCGAGGAGCGAAAGCACGTGCTTTTCGAGAATCCAATCCCAAAATACAGAGGGAAGAAATTCCGAAAATCCAACTGAAACAAAAAAACAATGTGGAACCTAAAACATCCAATGGTTTTACCGTTCTCGACAAACGTAAAGAATCAGGACCGGACGATTCAGGAAATTCGGTAAATCTTTCCTCTTATGAAGAATTTACAAAAGCGGTTTGTTTAGGTCTTTTTGATTATTTAAGGAAATCAAAAACCAAAGGTTTTACACTTTCCCTTTCGGGTGGTGCGGATAGTGCCACTTGTGCCCTTCTCGTTTCTGCGATGAAAGAAATCGCCAAACAGGAAAATGGTGATTCTATTTTTACCACTCTAGGATTGGATGAATCCAATCTGCTTGTTACCATTTACCAAAAAACCGTTAACAATTCCGACCTTACAGAAACAATTGCAGAAACTCTAGCCAAAGAACTCAATTGCCGATTTTATTCCATTCCCATCGATGAGGCTGTGGATACATCAGTAAAACTCATTGAATCGGTTCTTGGAAAAACTCTGAACTGGAAAGAACATGATTTACCTTTGCAGAATATCCAAGCAAGAGTTCGTTCGCCGCTCGTTTGGTTACTTGCTAATCTAAACGGACATTTACTTTTATCTACAGGGAACCGAAGTGAAGCCGCTGTTGGTTACACAACTATGGATGGAGATTCCTCGGGCTCTATAGCACCCCTAGCAGGCGTTAGCAAAGAATTTTTATTAGAGTTTTTGGATGATATTCAAAAAGGAAACAACCGTTTTATTTCACCCAAAGATTCGATCCAAACTTTACGTAATACAAAACCGACTGCCGAACTAAAACCTTTGTCTGAACACCAAGAAGATGAAAAAGATTTAATGCCCTATCCCATCTTACAATCGATCGAGAAGAAACTTGTCTTTTTGGGATTAGATGACTTGGATTGTCTGGAAAATTTAAAACAAGAATTTCCTTGGGAAAAAACAGACACCTTACTTGGGTATCTAAAGAAATTTAATAAACTATTTACGATAGCGCAATGGAAACGAGAGAGGTTACCTCCCTCGTTTCATTTGGACGAATACGGTCTGGATCCAAAATCCAGTTACCGGTATCCGATTCTTTCCAAGGAAAGTTAG
- a CDS encoding YggS family pyridoxal phosphate-dependent enzyme, with the protein MAEYGSLYLSIQNSLKDLYPNRSLVIIAVSKTKPYEVVREAYLQGIREFGENYIPEAIAKFTKLREEFPEAESSVHLHHIGPVQSGTLRKLFGIFSHTHGVGSISSLKELLKRAEKEKKQIRYFIQANLTEENTKHGMGFETLRNMKDTLSSYQNEFCIWEGFMGMGPSTGDLAETKEVFSLLAELRDTYFPDKKLSMGMSGDFEIAASLGSDYLRIGSKIFGERE; encoded by the coding sequence GTGGCCGAATACGGTTCTTTGTATCTTTCCATCCAAAACTCGCTAAAGGATTTATATCCGAATCGGTCCCTCGTGATCATAGCTGTGTCCAAAACCAAACCTTATGAAGTGGTAAGAGAAGCATACCTCCAAGGAATACGTGAGTTCGGTGAAAACTATATTCCCGAAGCGATCGCAAAATTCACAAAACTAAGAGAAGAGTTTCCGGAGGCAGAATCCTCCGTCCATTTACACCATATTGGACCCGTACAATCGGGAACCTTGCGGAAGTTATTCGGTATTTTTTCACATACTCATGGTGTGGGCAGTATCTCGTCTTTAAAGGAACTTTTGAAACGTGCTGAAAAAGAAAAAAAACAAATTCGTTATTTCATCCAGGCCAATCTTACAGAAGAAAATACAAAACATGGAATGGGTTTTGAGACCTTACGAAATATGAAAGATACCCTTTCCAGTTACCAAAATGAATTTTGTATTTGGGAAGGTTTTATGGGAATGGGCCCTTCAACAGGTGATTTGGCCGAAACAAAAGAAGTGTTTTCCTTACTTGCGGAATTACGTGATACATATTTTCCCGATAAAAAATTATCGATGGGAATGAGTGGTGATTTTGAAATCGCTGCCTCTTTAGGATCTGATTACTTGCGAATTGGGTCGAAGATTTTTGGAGAAAGGGAATAA
- a CDS encoding LIC_20245 family lipoprotein: protein MGIQKKILFVSISMIGLFFLILLVMGGEDEEEARRKKERSSQALALFGGGSNTPKGTNRLGVRGEDSGSIFDSDYYNAGGMRYEEDGSIANSEAGEIPINPQTGKPYPPEAMQAFEELREQFPDNDLIPKRLTPEEKTKQAEFNQKLARATNSVFGGAANATDVTLYYNHVKKQGKDRLEIINYLIETQGGDDPEMDKKFQEILKNIQFQNEQIEKEAANAFEKAGISP, encoded by the coding sequence ATGGGAATCCAAAAAAAAATACTCTTTGTGTCCATTTCAATGATTGGGCTTTTTTTTCTCATTTTACTCGTAATGGGTGGAGAGGACGAAGAAGAAGCTCGCCGTAAAAAAGAAAGAAGTTCGCAGGCCCTTGCCTTATTTGGGGGAGGATCCAACACTCCTAAAGGCACCAACCGATTGGGGGTGCGTGGGGAGGACTCTGGATCCATCTTCGATTCCGATTACTATAATGCTGGTGGCATGCGTTATGAAGAAGATGGGTCAATTGCCAATTCCGAAGCCGGAGAAATTCCGATCAATCCCCAAACGGGAAAACCTTACCCTCCGGAAGCTATGCAGGCTTTTGAGGAACTGAGAGAACAATTTCCTGATAATGATTTGATTCCGAAACGACTTACCCCTGAAGAGAAAACAAAACAGGCTGAGTTCAACCAAAAGTTAGCAAGAGCCACAAATTCTGTGTTTGGTGGAGCAGCTAATGCCACGGATGTTACTCTCTATTATAACCATGTAAAAAAACAAGGGAAGGATCGATTGGAAATTATCAACTACCTAATTGAAACACAAGGTGGTGACGATCCAGAAATGGACAAAAAGTTCCAGGAAATTTTGAAAAATATTCAATTCCAAAATGAACAAATTGAAAAGGAAGCTGCCAATGCCTTCGAAAAAGCGGGCATTTCTCCTTAG
- a CDS encoding flagellar biosynthesis anti-sigma factor FlgM, producing MNVDKVGRVGGYGYEPKKPQGPRETEAQAPVDTISISDAAKKIASEAKLQAEVKQIAKQIVQAPPEEDRTEKIRAIKERLKNGDYDNLSTEMLDKISDQIASTFLGQQ from the coding sequence ATGAACGTCGACAAAGTAGGACGAGTTGGTGGTTACGGATACGAACCGAAAAAACCACAAGGGCCAAGAGAAACGGAAGCACAAGCTCCGGTAGATACTATATCTATCTCTGACGCCGCTAAAAAAATTGCCTCAGAAGCAAAACTGCAAGCAGAAGTAAAACAAATCGCAAAACAAATCGTACAAGCTCCTCCAGAAGAAGATCGTACGGAAAAAATCAGAGCGATCAAAGAACGATTGAAAAACGGCGACTACGACAATCTCTCCACTGAGATGTTGGATAAAATCTCCGACCAAATCGCGTCAACTTTCCTCGGACAACAGTAA
- a CDS encoding iron-containing alcohol dehydrogenase: MPVLPEWINFQFPPKIHFEIDCGYKLGSFVKNIGSRVVLITTQKELENAEELSIIKTSLEKHAEGVIIYDDIVDRVHFKDLDSCAHFLRISNADCVVAYGSFESVNAGKAASLLATNDLFAEELLIGKKQPKKKGLPLIVVPTKPLLGNECSPFFSIVDDKDKNRKYFAHEWAFPELIVADPKIGAGMSSSETAKTGISILSAAVDSILSKYANEITSSTALRSIELISKNIVPAIREPRNLGPKNSIYAASLLAGIAQSTSSLGLCYALSLAVTTVTNLDIFQSMSILLPHVMEYNLTSSAGKYVMIARALDEDVTNISVIEAAIKAVEGIRKIYLELRIPQRLSEYEVKKIDLPGIATLAATYSFLDCLPRELPKNEIETILVAAF, from the coding sequence ATGCCAGTACTCCCCGAATGGATCAATTTTCAATTTCCACCTAAAATTCACTTCGAAATCGATTGTGGATACAAACTCGGATCTTTTGTTAAAAACATTGGGTCTCGAGTGGTTCTGATCACCACACAAAAAGAATTAGAAAACGCCGAAGAACTTTCTATCATCAAAACCAGCCTCGAAAAACACGCAGAAGGTGTGATCATTTATGATGACATCGTGGACCGAGTTCATTTTAAAGATTTAGATTCCTGTGCTCACTTCCTTAGAATTTCCAATGCAGATTGTGTTGTGGCTTATGGTTCCTTTGAATCGGTAAACGCAGGTAAGGCGGCTTCTCTTCTTGCCACCAATGATTTATTTGCAGAAGAACTACTCATTGGAAAAAAACAACCCAAGAAAAAAGGCCTTCCTTTGATCGTAGTTCCCACAAAACCCCTACTCGGAAATGAATGTTCTCCCTTCTTTTCGATTGTGGATGATAAGGATAAAAATAGAAAATACTTTGCTCATGAATGGGCCTTCCCAGAACTAATTGTGGCCGATCCAAAAATTGGGGCCGGGATGTCTAGTTCCGAAACTGCAAAAACCGGAATCTCTATATTGTCTGCAGCTGTTGACAGTATCCTATCTAAATATGCCAATGAGATTACCTCCTCCACGGCACTTCGATCCATTGAACTTATCTCTAAAAACATTGTACCTGCCATTCGTGAACCAAGAAACTTGGGACCAAAGAACTCCATTTATGCGGCAAGTTTACTTGCAGGAATTGCACAATCCACAAGTAGTCTTGGACTTTGTTATGCATTGTCACTTGCAGTAACAACCGTTACGAATTTAGATATTTTTCAAAGTATGTCGATCCTTCTCCCACATGTGATGGAATACAACTTAACCTCTTCTGCTGGTAAGTATGTAATGATTGCAAGGGCACTCGATGAAGACGTCACCAATATCTCAGTGATTGAAGCTGCGATCAAAGCGGTGGAAGGAATTCGTAAAATTTACTTAGAACTTCGTATTCCCCAAAGGTTGTCCGAATACGAAGTGAAAAAAATTGATCTTCCAGGGATTGCGACTTTGGCGGCAACTTACTCGTTTCTTGATTGTCTTCCTAGAGAACTTCCTAAAAATGAAATCGAAACCATCCTTGTGGCTGCGTTTTAG
- a CDS encoding flagellar filament outer layer protein FlaA has translation MKTAKKITFCLGMLLMFSGLLSLPRPHDPDEAGRVHILKSALTIDSNYLLFLVEDFEGERPWDFYRVDSFLAVTQFAASVPKSEAFLQETTLLKESGYPQLQNQTSFLLQSYVENPRLDHWEVRPKEPILLPLGMPIQGILWVYSEGHHINLSMGLSQKKSKDLYFDLGTLNFVGWRRLEFSINLPKENTRLIQSMSFPISFAAFRLKSLTSQKKGEFHLYFDNLSFVIDKRTFIYPGSEVNDTWGNKR, from the coding sequence ATGAAAACTGCAAAAAAAATCACATTCTGTTTGGGTATGCTCCTCATGTTTTCCGGTCTTTTGTCTCTTCCGAGGCCCCATGATCCAGACGAAGCGGGTCGTGTCCATATTCTAAAATCAGCCCTGACCATCGATTCCAACTACCTTCTCTTTCTTGTAGAGGATTTTGAAGGAGAAAGACCTTGGGATTTTTACCGCGTGGATTCCTTTTTAGCGGTCACCCAATTTGCCGCCTCCGTTCCTAAATCAGAAGCCTTTTTACAAGAGACCACACTCTTAAAAGAATCAGGATACCCTCAGTTACAAAACCAAACCAGTTTTCTTTTACAAAGTTATGTAGAAAATCCAAGACTAGACCACTGGGAAGTACGCCCGAAAGAACCCATATTACTGCCACTCGGAATGCCCATCCAAGGAATCCTTTGGGTGTATTCAGAGGGACATCATATCAATTTAAGCATGGGACTTTCTCAAAAAAAATCTAAGGATTTGTATTTTGATTTAGGGACTTTGAATTTTGTGGGATGGCGAAGATTGGAATTTTCGATCAACCTACCTAAAGAAAACACAAGGCTCATCCAATCTATGTCTTTTCCTATTTCCTTTGCCGCTTTTCGTTTAAAAAGTTTAACTTCACAAAAGAAAGGTGAATTTCATTTATACTTTGACAATTTGAGTTTTGTGATCGATAAAAGAACTTTCATCTATCCTGGTTCGGAAGTGAACGATACCTGGGGTAACAAACGCTAA
- the proC gene encoding pyrroline-5-carboxylate reductase: MNSIETVGIVGLGKMGGAIASALVKKGTKVYGFDPNLKESHLEGVVLVKTLEAIRNETEVIVIAVKPNLVVPVLKEFSKPATFVSIAAGISFSQITENAPSGSLAVRVMPNLPLVAERGAFAYFCEDNAVTNVEQLFYGMGTGIRVAKESLMDAVTGLSGSGPAYVLTFLQAMTEGGLQEGLSYEESLSLAMETIEGTLAYFRSLRKEDKNLHPMEVKNWVTSPGGTTIHGLDALERGGFSTAVRDAIHRATERSKELGKG, translated from the coding sequence ATGAATTCAATAGAAACAGTAGGTATCGTAGGCCTGGGTAAAATGGGTGGGGCAATCGCATCTGCGCTTGTGAAAAAAGGAACCAAGGTGTATGGATTTGATCCCAATCTAAAAGAGTCTCACTTGGAAGGTGTGGTTCTTGTCAAAACACTTGAGGCCATTCGTAATGAGACCGAAGTCATTGTGATCGCTGTGAAACCAAACCTTGTGGTTCCTGTATTAAAAGAATTTTCGAAACCTGCTACTTTTGTATCCATTGCTGCCGGAATTTCTTTTTCGCAAATCACGGAAAATGCACCCAGTGGGTCTTTGGCTGTGCGAGTGATGCCTAATTTACCGCTTGTAGCAGAAAGGGGAGCCTTTGCTTACTTTTGCGAAGACAATGCGGTAACGAACGTTGAACAATTGTTTTATGGAATGGGAACTGGGATTCGAGTGGCTAAAGAATCTCTCATGGATGCAGTGACAGGGCTTTCTGGATCTGGTCCTGCCTATGTATTAACGTTTTTACAAGCGATGACGGAAGGTGGATTGCAAGAAGGACTCAGTTACGAGGAGTCTTTATCTTTGGCAATGGAAACCATAGAGGGAACTCTTGCGTATTTTCGCTCTTTACGCAAAGAAGATAAAAACTTACATCCTATGGAAGTGAAAAATTGGGTCACTTCTCCTGGTGGAACTACCATTCATGGATTGGATGCATTGGAAAGGGGAGGATTCTCAACCGCCGTTAGAGATGCAATTCATAGAGCGACGGAGAGAAGTAAAGAATTAGGGAAAGGATAA
- the rsmI gene encoding 16S rRNA (cytidine(1402)-2'-O)-methyltransferase yields the protein MAHKREAGALYVVATPIGNLGDITLRALEIFKEVDLVLCESAKETRSLFSKLEIATPVLALYKDSSETPYANVLEQLKAGKSMALVSDAGTPGVSDPGSQMVRTAREKGIRIVPVPGASALTALLSVSGFQVNPTYFLGFLSEKPSKKRRELERASEIDGLVVFYESVHKLPRLYPMLEELFPETEVLVGRELTKTFEEVLYYANPRELAKDPPNAKGEFVFLLNHRKKTLKGISDSSDM from the coding sequence TTGGCCCATAAACGTGAAGCAGGTGCCCTTTATGTAGTGGCCACTCCCATTGGAAATCTGGGAGACATCACTCTAAGGGCCTTAGAAATCTTTAAAGAAGTGGATCTCGTACTTTGCGAATCGGCCAAAGAAACCAGGTCCTTATTTTCCAAATTGGAAATCGCAACACCGGTGCTTGCCCTTTATAAAGACAGTTCGGAAACTCCCTATGCCAATGTCCTAGAACAGCTAAAAGCTGGGAAATCGATGGCACTGGTTTCTGATGCAGGAACCCCTGGGGTTTCCGATCCCGGAAGTCAGATGGTGCGCACGGCCAGGGAAAAGGGAATTCGTATTGTCCCGGTGCCAGGTGCTTCCGCCCTAACTGCTCTACTTTCTGTTTCTGGATTTCAGGTCAATCCCACGTATTTTTTAGGGTTCCTCTCTGAAAAACCGAGTAAAAAACGCCGAGAATTAGAAAGAGCCTCTGAAATCGATGGACTAGTGGTTTTTTATGAATCCGTCCACAAACTCCCAAGACTCTACCCCATGTTAGAAGAACTCTTTCCGGAAACCGAAGTGCTTGTGGGAAGGGAGTTGACAAAGACCTTTGAAGAGGTACTTTACTATGCAAATCCTAGGGAATTGGCGAAAGATCCGCCCAATGCCAAAGGTGAGTTTGTTTTTCTCTTAAATCATCGAAAAAAAACACTTAAGGGAATTTCGGATTCCTCCGATATGTGA
- a CDS encoding sensor domain-containing diguanylate cyclase, whose amino-acid sequence MSFKENTDIVFEHYEKKIYDQKQLLEISRALNSTLDYKYLIDAILNICLAQLQTLHAAMYLEPEIDLGLFKLEPQSIKGFELSSEEQNYEIKIDSPLIHYFEEKPKAITMDQILLMDTLKSIPDITYLRKMGAEILVPLNAKGKVNGLLVLGDKMTSEEFLEDEKEFMTTLANLAGIAVDNARLYELATVDMMTGLKIHHYFQTKLKEEMDRCRKKGTKLCLLFTDVDHFKSFNDTYGHQAGDVVLIEVAKQLINAALRHHIPARYGGEEFCLVMPGATEEEAMTKGEEIRKAVESMIVKNPNDGTDLKVTLSVGVSSFRTTDRNNKDLIERADKALYQAKHSGRNRTICYKD is encoded by the coding sequence TTGTCTTTTAAAGAAAACACTGATATCGTTTTTGAGCATTACGAAAAAAAAATCTACGACCAAAAACAACTACTGGAAATCTCTCGTGCCCTAAATTCCACGTTAGACTATAAGTATTTAATTGATGCTATTTTGAATATTTGTTTGGCTCAGTTGCAAACTCTACATGCAGCCATGTATTTGGAGCCGGAAATTGACTTAGGATTGTTCAAACTTGAACCCCAATCCATAAAAGGATTTGAACTCAGCTCAGAAGAACAAAACTACGAAATAAAAATCGATAGTCCTCTCATTCATTATTTTGAAGAGAAACCCAAAGCCATCACAATGGACCAGATCCTCCTGATGGATACACTCAAATCCATTCCCGACATCACTTACCTTCGTAAAATGGGAGCAGAGATTCTTGTTCCTTTGAATGCTAAGGGTAAGGTCAATGGTCTTCTCGTTCTCGGTGACAAAATGACTTCCGAAGAATTTTTGGAAGATGAAAAAGAATTTATGACCACTCTTGCCAACCTGGCAGGGATTGCTGTAGACAATGCAAGGTTGTATGAGCTGGCAACGGTAGATATGATGACAGGACTCAAAATTCATCATTATTTCCAAACCAAACTCAAAGAAGAGATGGATCGTTGTCGTAAAAAAGGAACTAAGTTGTGTTTACTTTTTACGGATGTGGATCATTTCAAAAGTTTTAATGATACCTATGGACACCAAGCGGGTGATGTGGTTCTCATTGAAGTGGCAAAACAATTGATCAATGCTGCCCTTCGCCATCACATTCCTGCAAGATACGGTGGGGAAGAGTTTTGTCTTGTGATGCCGGGAGCAACGGAAGAAGAAGCCATGACCAAGGGAGAAGAAATTCGAAAAGCAGTTGAGTCCATGATTGTGAAAAATCCGAATGATGGAACCGATCTAAAGGTAACTCTGTCTGTGGGAGTTTCCAGCTTTCGTACTACCGACAGAAACAATAAAGACCTGATTGAAAGGGCCGACAAAGCACTATACCAGGCTAAACATTCTGGTAGAAACCGCACAATTTGTTATAAAGATTAG
- a CDS encoding 3-deoxy-D-manno-octulosonic acid transferase, which translates to MVYFFYNIFVFIIYFVLKFLSFFVNRIREELSKRDRTLQLIFSKSAEGKTVIWLHAASVGELDQARAMTETIRKKRKDVFIIQSVFSSSVKETTFSDPLADVYFYLPLDLPHAYDTIFQKFVPKVLFVMAWDTWPNLLKTANRMGTKTYLTCASLSSESSRKNPLIRSLTKASFRYLTGIYPSHELMAKEFKGLVKENTDFSVLGDTRFESVLGKLETKSPNPTFTNFVSEQKDFLSKNKPIILGSTYGICEKHFMAYLKEHTDESYYWIFPHKWETERMEQWIPKLKEFGTVKVFSKLNPGEPLPKFLLFDLMGILAFAYQYGSFAYVGGAFTHRVHNTIEPAALGLAVITGPKISNAPEAIVMQELGGLFKTETEIKFVEKFALLVQNKTLREKMGNGNRNFVVENRGASEKIYNRVFSDAKN; encoded by the coding sequence ATGGTATATTTTTTTTACAATATTTTTGTTTTCATTATTTATTTTGTCTTAAAATTTCTTTCTTTCTTTGTAAATCGAATTAGAGAAGAATTAAGTAAAAGAGATCGTACTCTCCAACTGATTTTTTCAAAATCCGCTGAAGGAAAAACGGTGATTTGGCTTCATGCAGCAAGCGTTGGCGAACTGGACCAGGCGCGAGCAATGACAGAAACCATTCGGAAAAAACGTAAGGATGTTTTTATCATCCAGTCTGTGTTTTCTTCCTCAGTAAAAGAAACTACCTTTTCTGATCCATTGGCAGATGTATATTTTTATCTTCCCCTAGACCTTCCCCATGCTTATGATACCATCTTTCAAAAGTTTGTACCGAAAGTTCTCTTTGTCATGGCTTGGGACACTTGGCCGAATCTTTTAAAAACAGCAAACCGAATGGGTACAAAAACCTACTTAACTTGTGCCAGTTTGTCTTCTGAGTCCTCCAGAAAAAATCCCCTCATACGATCCCTAACGAAAGCTTCCTTTCGTTATCTCACAGGAATTTATCCAAGCCACGAACTGATGGCAAAAGAATTTAAAGGTTTGGTAAAAGAAAACACCGACTTTTCTGTGTTAGGAGACACAAGATTTGAATCTGTACTTGGTAAATTAGAAACAAAATCACCGAATCCAACCTTTACCAACTTTGTTTCGGAACAAAAAGATTTTTTATCCAAAAATAAACCCATCATCCTCGGTTCCACTTACGGCATTTGTGAAAAACATTTTATGGCGTATTTAAAGGAACATACAGATGAATCCTATTATTGGATTTTTCCACACAAATGGGAAACAGAACGTATGGAACAATGGATCCCCAAACTCAAAGAATTTGGCACAGTGAAAGTTTTTTCTAAACTCAATCCGGGAGAACCACTACCCAAATTTCTTCTTTTTGATCTGATGGGAATTTTGGCATTTGCCTACCAATACGGCAGTTTTGCTTATGTGGGTGGTGCCTTCACACATAGGGTTCACAATACGATAGAACCTGCGGCCCTTGGCCTTGCTGTCATTACAGGCCCCAAAATATCCAATGCACCGGAAGCAATCGTTATGCAGGAATTAGGTGGACTTTTTAAAACAGAAACGGAAATTAAATTTGTAGAAAAATTTGCCTTACTTGTGCAAAACAAAACATTACGCGAAAAGATGGGAAACGGAAATCGAAACTTTGTTGTAGAAAACAGAGGTGCATCAGAAAAGATTTATAACCGAGTTTTCTCTGATGCCAAAAATTAA